In Sphingomonas sp. FARSPH, the DNA window AGGGTCATACCCCGCCGCGCCCGCGCAGGCCTGCACCAGCCGCGCGATCGCGCGGTCCGACATCGCCGCATCGGTCAGCACGTCCTTACGCGTCAACCGGCGGAATAGCGCACCCTCGCCATGGCCAGCCGCCGCCATCCAGGCGAGCAGCAGCGCCTTGGGGCGGATCCGCGTGCCTTCGGGGATCGCGATCACCGCACCCTCACCCGCCCGATCGGTCTTTGAGCGCGCAATCGTCAGCCGCAGGCCCTCGGGCACCAGCGCGACGTCCTCGACGCGCAAGGCGACGATCTCCGACCGGCGCAGCGCGGCGGCCATGCCGATCGCCAGAATCGCCCGGTCGCGCGCCGCACGCAGGCCGTCGCCCTCGATCGTCGCCAGCATGTTGCGCAGCGCCGCAGCATCCGCCGGCGCCTTGCGCCGCTTCGCGCCGCCATGTTCGGCGCGGATTCCGGCGAGCACCTCCGCCAGTCGCCCCGCGGTCGGCAACGCCGTCGGCGCGGGATGACCCGCCGCGCGATGATGATGCCCGATCGCCGCCACCCGCCGGTTGATCGTCGCCGGATTACGTCCGGACGCCGCCTGGTCGCTCGCGAACACCGCGACGACATCGGGCGACGCGGGCAACGGACTCAGGCCGTTCTCCGCGCACCACGCGACGAAGATCGCCCAGTCCGACGCATATGCCCGCCGTGTCGCCACGGACCGCGCGGATCGGGCATAAGCGGCGGCCTGTTCGATCTTCTCGTTGAGGATCGCAGGCAGCGCGGGCTGGTCAAGGGTAACTAGGCGTTGTGGAGGAGCATCTCGATCACGGTCTTGCGCATGTAAATGAAGTGTCATCGGACCTGTCTGCCACGCAGATTTGCCGTTGAACATCCATATGTCCGCGAATCATGGTTATCGGACATATGGCGGGTCGACATTGACGTTGCTCGCTCAAACAGCCGGCCAGCCAACTAACAACGCTTTCCTGGAGTCGTTCAATGGCCACCTGCGCTACGAACGCTTAACAGCCACTGGCTCCTGTCACTGGCGAACGCACGGGCAAAGATCGAGGCCTGGCGACAGGACTATAACGAGAGCCGCCCTCACACGCCCCTTGGTTGGCTGATGCCAGCCGAACTCGCATATTGCCCTGAGGAGCACCGAGGTGACCGACATCGATCACACCATACGCAAAGACACAGCCTCGCTTTTACAAATAAGTTACCACAGTCCGATCTAGTCACCAGTCGTTCAGGGGCTTAATGTGACGCGTCTTATGACTCTATTTTGCTTTTCCGGCATGAAATTCTTGAGATTTCCTGTCAAAAACTCTGCCGCTTCAGTCAGCTGCGCGCCCTTCCCACCAACGATAGCAACATCAGCCATCGTCAGATTTTTAACTGCCCCAAACAACTCAACTTTACCGTTATTCAACACAACATTAGTGAATTTTGCATATGAATCCCTCCCCCCCATTTCCGTAATAATATTTCCGGACCTGATATTAACATGCTTTACCGCAAAGTTTGCGCTGGGCACGACATATTGAGCCGCGATCACTCCTGCCATAAGCAAAATATCACCGTCAGAGTTAACATTTTCAATCGTAAAATTATCGCAACCGTAGCAGCAGATGACACCCGACGGCATATTGCTTTTTGAACTAAACTCTTGGGAGATTTTATCTCCCATTATATCTGATATTATGAAATCTGCCCCCGCCTCGATATGTATTAATTGTCGTACGCGACGCCCCGTGATCCGACGGATAACAAACTGCTTTACGTAATTCAATCTATCCCATTTTGGATCAAACGTAAGACCCGCCAATCCTAACCCAATACCCCAATTTCCTCTTCCTTGAGGGTCGTTAATCGTATCGATATCAATATCTTCAAATACCATCTTGGTATCGTTAGGGCAAATATTCCACTCTATCGCATCTCCTTTTAAATTATGAAACTTCGCTCTGCGTATCGTAGCTCCTTTCATTCTTGAAAACTCACCCTGCCTAAGGATACCAAAGTTCGCATTTTCGACAAAAATATCCTCTATTAGGATTGAATCAAAAACGCCTTGTCCTTCAATGAATATAGCAGCTTGATGAAAATCTCCGCGATACTTCATACCTTGAACTATGATATGTCCTCGAAGTAAATGCAAACAAACATTCTGATTTGATGACCCATAAAACCGAATAGCGCAATCACCGTCACACAGTAGCTCACCCCTGGGGGTGCCGTCTATGTCCCGCATAAAGACAATGTCGAGGCCAGCCGGAATATTTATGGGACGCGTTATTGATAAAGGATAAGGATCAAACGGGACGATCAGCTGATGATTAGCTCCAACATTCTGATGCACCCACTTTTCAAAGGCATCATCGTCATCAAGGCGATTCTGCGGAAAAATGCTCCGCCTCGTAACTATAGAGGGCAGGCTCAGGGCGATAGCCCCGGCGGTGAGCATCCTGCGTGATACCTGCGGAACTGTCATCCTTTGCTCCTATGGCGCCGACGACCAACTCGTACTAAGCCTTACCAAGATCGGTATGCGCCAGTACGGCATGGCATTGTCGATCCAAGCCTTAACGCAGTGAACCAGATATGACATCAATGTCGCCAGGCAGCTCCCCGCTACGGCCGAAGCATCGGCATTCCGCAAGCTTTTCCATGTCAAACAAGATTTTACGCACCGTCTGGCGATTGACGTGGCTTGCCTTGGCGCGTCCAACACCCGCTCCCTTGCACGGGTGGCGTCGAATCGTGCTACGAGCGTTCGGGGCAAAGATAGGGCGCAATGTCCGTATATATCCGAGCTCTCGGATATGGCTGCCAGCCAACCTCTGCGTTGGAGATGATTCAATCATCGGTCCCGGCGTTGAGTGTTATAATCAGGGCTACATCACGATCGGTAAGCGTGTAGTCGTCTCACAACGCGCAACACTCTGCGCCAGCACGCATGATATCGACGACTCTCTATTTCCCCTGATATTACGACCAATTATGATCGGCGATGATGCATGGGTAGCGGCAGAAGCTTTTGTTGGCCCCGGGGTTACAATCGGCGAAGGTAGTGTGCTTGGAGCTCGCGCTGTAGCGATGACGTCACTACCATCATGGCAATTGTTTTCAGGAAACCCTGCAGTTTTTCTTCGAAATAGAAAGACATCATTCGAATAATCTTCGAAATATTATTCGCACATTAGCGCAATTGAGGCAACATTATGTTCACATCAATCATGCTTCTGCTCTCGCAAGCAGGACCGGTCGGTTGCTATGGATCAGTATCTGTACAAAAATGCACTGGCCCTGACGGCTCTACTGTTATCGAACGAAAGCTTGCCACCCGAACAATAAGAAAAGGAACTGACTCGGATGGTGGAACTTGGCAAGAAACGGTACTGCCTACCCCGACCGGATCACGAACCATCGGCCAGGACAGTCGAGGGCGGCGTTGGTACGAGACCCGAACAGCAAACGGGGCCAGTATCGGGATAGACCGGTTTGGGAGGCAATATTCCAAACCGGCCTTGCCGCGAAATTCTCAACAGCAAATCGAGGACCTTCAGGCAAAAATCAAGCCTATGCCTGAAATTTCTGGCAAGACGACACGATAAAGCAGGGCATAAAGCAAAGATACCGAGTCATTTTGCCGTGCGAACCATTCAGAATGTATAACCCTTGCCGCAACAGGCCGTGTGTCATACGGCCTGTTGCTCTAGGGTTCACGATGAGTACGCCTCGCGTAGCAGGATTATCGTTAAAAGGCCGTACATAATGAGGTGAGTCATCACAAAACCCCACGTTGCGAACATATAGTTGCCGCCACCCCACCAACAGAGCAATGCTATTGCTGACGTTAACACTAATCGTGCAAGGTCCCAGATGAAAAATTTGTGCGCCTTGTCCCAGACGAGGAGAAGATGCCCGAACGAACCTACGGCAAACTGCGCGAAGCATAGGATGATTACGGGTACCGCCACATCCAAAGATTCTCGCCACTGCATTGGAATCCACTGGGATGGTATCACGATCGCCACCAATAAGAGCGGCATGTAAACTACAATACCAAGCACCATCATTCCGAGTAGGAATTTACGCATTCCATGCCCCCGCAAATACTTTACATTCGCTGCGAGTAGATGCCCGGCAGCCATACCAAGAATCGCAGAGGGAAAGGCGAAAATACGGTAGGCCAAAAAGAGTTGCCCGGATGTTGCGATCCCATAGCACTTAGCAACAATCATTATAAACATATTGAGTAGTGACGCCGTGCCGACAACACTCTGCGCGACAGCAAAACCAATATACCGTTGACGTCTTCGCAAAAGGGGCAATATACCGCCCGCAACCGAACCTCTCGCGCGCCGGACCGGGCTAAAGCCATAAAGAACAGCCGCAGCAGCGGAGCCGGCTACGTTGGCAAGCAAGAACGTCTCATCACCGATGCTGCCGGTCCACCGAGCAATTGCAGATACCGCGACAATCGTCAGCGGCGTCACGATCTTTGGAATACCGGAGCGAAGATAGAGACGTTCGGCAACGAGGTATGCAGTGCCGATATTGCTCGCAGCAAGGGTTAACGTGAGCACGCATACTTGCGCCGTGTAGAATAGGGTTGTGGTATCCCACGCTCCCCGCATTAATCCAACAGCCGAAAAGAACGGAACGGTGAGCAAAAAGGAAAGAAGCGCGGAGATCGCGAGCCCCATCCGCGCCACCTCGGGTCGCTGGCCCTCATTTTCGGGCTGGTACAAGATCATATCGATCCTGAGTGTGACAAGACCTGAGAGGATACTGGCTGCAGCCAGCGCATTGGCCGCTTCACCGAACTGCGCTGGAGTGAACCAGCCGACGAGTAGTGGTGTACTGATGAACGATAACGCAGCACCGACGACACTTGGCCCAGTTAGGGTTCCGATGGCGATTGCGAATTGCCGCATTGGGGATTGCCTGAAGACCCTCTGAAACGCGGTCATGCATTGCCTCTAATTGGATACTAACACGATGGCGCTGCACCGATACGTGCTGATCGAAAAACGACCGGCACCGCCCCCAGTCGCCTCCGTACGCTCTGAAGAAGGGGGGGAGACGCATATCATGAGGCAGTGTCGGCAGATGCGGCGCCCTCATAGGCATTACAAGTCGCTGGCGCCACCTCAAAACCACTTGCAGATTGGAATGGCCTTCCCTAGTCGGAGCAATCACTCCCACGGTTGCTTGTGAGACTTATGCCTTCATTTCTCTACGGCAGATGCCGACGGGCATTGTCGAAGGGACCGCTCCTGCGGCTGCAGCACCGGTTATTTTTGAATCGCCTGAAAGCAGCGTCACTTGCGAAAGGTACCTGCGAGAAGGATGATCTGCCCGTCGATATCGTTATACCGGCGATCGATCGCGACCTGCCGACGCTTCCGCTGGTCATCGACGGCGTAAGGCGCAATATCGCGCACGACGTACGTACGATCTACATCGTCGCGCCACGGACTCCTGTGATGCAGTCATTTTGCAGCCAAGTGGGCTGCACCTTCATCGATGAGGCAACTGTGTTGCCGATCAGCAAATCCGACATACATCTTACACCACAAGGAATCGATCGGTCGGGTTGGATTTTCCAACAATTTTTAAAGCTTTCGGCTGATCGAATCAGTTCAAGCCATTTTATTATCATTGTCGATGCTGATACGGTCTTACTTCATCCGCAGCTTTTCATTGTGGACGGCATGCCGGTTTTCCGGATATCTGATGAGCTTTATATGCCATACTTTCGACAAATGCGGCGCTTATTGAAACGGCGCATCAGGGCATATTTTTCGTTTGTAGCCCATCATATGGTGTTTGATCGAACACATCTTGCCGAATTACGTGCCGAGATCGAACGTGTAGCAGGATATGGCCCGTGGCATCGCGTGATCCTTGATCGCCTCGATCCGAAGGAAAGTTCAGGATTCTCGGAATATGAGACCTACGGCCGCACCTTTCTCGCGACCGGTAGGCCGGCGAAGCTAGAATATTGGCACAATATCGGCCTTGAGCGCAAGGATATGCTTTCGATCGAAGAACTCGAAAATCTCTACGGTGAAACG includes these proteins:
- a CDS encoding site-specific integrase; translation: MTLHLHAQDRDRDAPPQRLVTLDQPALPAILNEKIEQAAAYARSARSVATRRAYASDWAIFVAWCAENGLSPLPASPDVVAVFASDQAASGRNPATINRRVAAIGHHHRAAGHPAPTALPTAGRLAEVLAGIRAEHGGAKRRKAPADAAALRNMLATIEGDGLRAARDRAILAIGMAAALRRSEIVALRVEDVALVPEGLRLTIARSKTDRAGEGAVIAIPEGTRIRPKALLLAWMAAAGHGEGALFRRLTRKDVLTDAAMSDRAIARLVQACAGAAGYDPAQFGGHSLRAGFITEGAAQGATIFKLQEVSRHKSVQVLSDYVRNAELFKDHAGQRFL
- a CDS encoding lipopolysaccharide biosynthesis protein; this encodes MTAFQRVFRQSPMRQFAIAIGTLTGPSVVGAALSFISTPLLVGWFTPAQFGEAANALAAASILSGLVTLRIDMILYQPENEGQRPEVARMGLAISALLSFLLTVPFFSAVGLMRGAWDTTTLFYTAQVCVLTLTLAASNIGTAYLVAERLYLRSGIPKIVTPLTIVAVSAIARWTGSIGDETFLLANVAGSAAAAVLYGFSPVRRARGSVAGGILPLLRRRQRYIGFAVAQSVVGTASLLNMFIMIVAKCYGIATSGQLFLAYRIFAFPSAILGMAAGHLLAANVKYLRGHGMRKFLLGMMVLGIVVYMPLLLVAIVIPSQWIPMQWRESLDVAVPVIILCFAQFAVGSFGHLLLVWDKAHKFFIWDLARLVLTSAIALLCWWGGGNYMFATWGFVMTHLIMYGLLTIILLREAYSS
- a CDS encoding DUF6492 family protein, with translation MPSFLYGRCRRALSKGPLLRLQHRLFLNRLKAASLAKGTCEKDDLPVDIVIPAIDRDLPTLPLVIDGVRRNIAHDVRTIYIVAPRTPVMQSFCSQVGCTFIDEATVLPISKSDIHLTPQGIDRSGWIFQQFLKLSADRISSSHFIIIVDADTVLLHPQLFIVDGMPVFRISDELYMPYFRQMRRLLKRRIRAYFSFVAHHMVFDRTHLAELRAEIERVAGYGPWHRVILDRLDPKESSGFSEYETYGRTFLATGRPAKLEYWHNIGLERKDMLSIEELENLYGETYRSASFHFYLSKTDKSVG